TATTTAGTTTATTTACACCGAAACCACATTATTAAATAATCCAAAACATCacgcatcatcatcatcatcttcttgttcttgttcctCATCATGTTCTTTCAGATCCGAGAGGCTCCTAGACTTGAAGCTCCCAAATCTTGCTCTCATGTGATCAACATAAGACTTAGGAACCAAAACATGatcttgtttattttcttctgatgaataagaagaagaagaagatggtgACACTTTTTTGGGcttctcttcctcttccaaAAAATTGTCTTCATCTTCATGAACAGGCAAAAGGGGCATCGATTTTGGGTTGGACCAAGCGTAAAAAGAAGATTTTCTTGTCAACTTCGTGGCTATTTGAACCCTTCTTCTCTTGTTGAAAGGGTTCTCTTGCTTTTGAAGTTCCTTCACTGTGTTGAGTGTGTTCACTTGTGATAGATCCGTGAATGACTTCGATTTTCCCATGAAGTGGTTCGATAAACCCCTCCTGCATCGCTTGTACAAAATCATCACTTACCCTTatcagaaaaattaataaaaaaaaataaaaatcaaaacttgaaaaagaaaattataacatGGAATTAAACAAAAGTATGGTACCACTTTGAGTATATGAGAActttaaagtaaaattaatgataaaaaaaacttggatACAATGTTTTGCTTTTGATAATCTTGCATGtaataaaaattagtattaaaaagattataTAAATTAACCTTCAATTCTGGTGGATAAACATTGATATAAGGACTTAAAATTATACACAAATTTGTCTAATTGAAAAAtagagagaattaaaatggaaagtaaaaattaacgaaaaaaattgagaaaaatgaaGGGGTTGAAATTGAAGGACTAACTTGATGGGGAGAGAGTCTTCTAAGGAATCAAGAGAGGCCAAACCCTTCAACTTGGagtgaacttcttcttcttcttcttcttctttgtcttcATCTTCGTCGCTTTGGTTTCTTTTGGACGAAACGACATCGTTTTCGTCGTCATCGCTGTCGTCAGGGGTTCCGATCGAGGACTCGCTGTCGGAGGAGTGGCCGGAGAAGAGTCCGTACGGTCGGTCGGCGGCGGTGGCGACACCGGGGAGGTCGGCGTCGTACGGAGGCGGGGAGGAGGCGACGTCGATGGTGAAAGTGGGACCCACCAGAAAATCCATCGATTTCGTGaacggaaaagaaaaaaaatgaggaggGAGACACGGAGGAGAATACGAGGTCGAGAGAGTATAGGGTTGTTGTTGTTCTCTTTGTTGGGGGTTGTGAGTGGAAACTCGTTCACGAGGCGACGGTTTTAGAATGGGGAATTTGAGAGAGGAATGAAGGAaggaatggaagaagaagaagagaattgaAGAGAGACAGAAAGAGTTATACatataaatatgaaaagaagagagtgagaaaagaaaaaaggagacaGAAAGGAGATAATGCTCGCAGGCGGAGAAATAGCACAAAAGAACTCGATTTGACAACATGTTCATTAAGACACGGTAACATTAGTGATTAGAAATTTATGACTGcctttattagtattattatttataagatctaaaattaaatttttaagatttaatttataatattttttatactaattatttttagattaaatatatatatatatatatatattaaaaaatatactgacatatttattattataataatcaaattaatatttttttaattttaataaattagataattagatcttatatataagaacaaaaagattattattattattattattattatagtttaaCTTAGTGATATTAATTGAAGAGTAATTTTTGAATGAATTATTTAAGtagtttttagattttattttacttgGAGAAGATCCATTTATCTCAACTGCTAATTTATACTCccta
This region of Glycine soja cultivar W05 chromosome 17, ASM419377v2, whole genome shotgun sequence genomic DNA includes:
- the LOC114393982 gene encoding DNA ligase 1-like, producing MYNSFCLSSILFFFFHSFLHSSLKFPILKPSPRERVSTHNPQQREQQQPYTLSTSYSPPCLPPHFFSFPFTKSMDFLVGPTFTIDVASSPPPYDADLPGVATAADRPYGLFSGHSSDSESSIGTPDDSDDDENDVVSSKRNQSDEDEDKEEEEEEEVHSKLKGLASLDSLEDSLPIKRGLSNHFMGKSKSFTDLSQVNTLNTVKELQKQENPFNKRRRVQIATKLTRKSSFYAWSNPKSMPLLPVHEDEDNFLEEEEKPKKVSPSSSSSYSSEENKQDHVLVPKSYVDHMRARFGSFKSRSLSDLKEHDEEQEQEDDDDDA